In Streptomyces paludis, the genomic stretch TCCCGTAACGTCAAATTGGAGCAATGTAGGAAGATTAAGGAGCGGGACCAGGTCTTCGACGAAGTTCCGCGGAAGGGAAAAATTTAGCAGCGACGGCGAGGTGACCCCGAAAATCTCCCTCAATCCACTGTCCTCTACCACCAGCGAACGAAGAACATCAATACCGGAGAATAGACTTGATCTAATTGGGTCGCATCCCACTATGACGAGACGCTGAAGCGCCGAGAAACCGTCCAGGCGGCCAAGATTTTCGGCGTTCCGAATATTCAGACTGGTAACAGACTCTCGCTCTTCCCGGGTTATCGGACTGCCATGACCCACAGCCCGGAACAGCGCCCTTTCCACTGCTGGATCAAGTTCCATTCCCAAGACTCCTCCGAGTGCGAATTCAGAGCAAACTCTTAATATGTGCCTCCGCCAACAAGAAATCGTCGAGCACGCGATAGTACGCATCCTGCTGTGCAGCTATAAGGTCATCGACCGTCAGCGGAGTTTCCCGCTGAGATTCCTCAGTAACTTCACCTTTGACATGGATTGACTTATAGATTGCCCTTATTGGCAAATCTCGCTGTTCAGCAGTGAAGTCGCCAGCATTCCCCCCCTTCCACATCAATTTACCAGCGGTGAGCATTTCTCGCAAATGCGCAAGATACCCAAGCGGTGTTCCGAACTCATTATTTCGGATAAATTCATCAAAATAGTCACGCAAGGGTTTATGCCATTTCTGATCTCTTCCGTTATAGATGGGATTTCCGTCATACGCCATGAACGCCCCCACGTGTGCATCCATGTCATGACTCATCACTTCAGACATATTATCAGTGACTCGCAGCTCCCATATTACGTCCGTAGTGAACGAGCGCAGCTTGTCTTGCAGCTCTATCCAAGCGACGGAATTGTTGGTCGATCCTTGATCGATGGCCGTTTGAACTATCTTGAGCATCTGATTGGTTGGAATCCACTCGTGCTTGCCTTCCGCTTCCCCTCGAAATTCCGCTTTGAGCCATTTCCTGTGCGGATTTTCACCAACGCCTTTCTCACTCCAGAGCCCCTTCAACTCATCCAATGTTAGCCCCTGCGATTTCTTGTCACGCGCCATGTCCTTCAGGAATTCAATTACCCTTCCTCCAGCCGCATGCTTCAGTCTGGGATCCAGCTCTCGCCTCGGAACCGGCAGCGAGGAAAACCTGCCAAACTGATGATCTGTCTGAAAGTTTAGTTCGTCAAGCTTGCTTTTCAGATCTCCTTTTTTTACAGAAGGCTTAGCCCCATCCTTGAGCTTACCCTCTGCACCTTTTCCTATTTTCTCATAGAAAGCCTGGCGCGTTGAATGCGCGGGAGTCGGATTGAGCTCATGAAGAGCATAGCTCTTGAATTTCGGAGAGTCTGCATCTTTATTTTTGCGATTCACGCCACCGTTTTTACTGGAATCGAAATATCCTTTCAGATTTTCGCTTGTTCGCGGTTTGCCGAGTTCATCAATAGCTTCTTCCGCAAACCCGGAAAGGACTTCTTTTTCCTCCCACGCCTGCGTGGGCCCAAGCTGATCAGTCCACCACCTGTCGGCTATTCTTTGAGAAAGTATTTCGCCATACGGGGGAAGGAACCTCGAGATAGCTGGGTCAAATTGAACCACCTCTGCTTCTTCTACCTTTTCAGCAGCACTTGCCCTGGCTAGAATCTCCCACCGATTGACTCCATCAGGTGATGATATCGGCTTGAGGCTGAGTGATTTCAGACCATACGATCGCAGTTGCCTATACACTCGAGAGATGATCGCTTCAAGCTCCGCTTTATTATCCAGAGGTTTTGCGGTCGGTCCTGCCAAAAGCTCCCGAGCCTTTCGCTTGACATTGTAGCTCTTCTTGGTGTTTCCGGTCTCGCCATTCTCGATATACCGATTCTTTCTCTTGCTGGTCTTACTGAAAATCTTTTTGCCGGCCTTGACTATTTTTTCCACCAGTTTGTCTATGGCTCGGTTTACTGGGCGGGATACCTTCTGGAAGGCTTGGCGGACTCGGTTGGATAGGCTGCCTATGCCCAGGAGGGAGGCCAGGAGGCCCAGGAGGAGGGGGATGCTGGTGGCCAGGGCTGTTTCTATGGTTTTGGGGACGCCGGCGGAGGCGCCGTTGGCTATGGCTATGACTGCGTCGAGGCAGGCGTTGACGAAGTCGAAGATTTGGGCGCCCTGGGTGACGATGAAGGTGACCAGGTCGATGATTCCCTTGACCGCGCGGACGAAGGCTGAGGCGGGGGTCAGGAGGGAGAGGATCCAGGTGATGCCTGCTATGAGGACCGTGGGGATGAGGTAGGACTTCAGGTCGTCCAGGATTGTTTTTTTGAGGTCTCCTGTTTCTTCTTTTATTTCGTTTACCGCTCCCGCCGGGCCCTCTCGTGCCAGGGCTCCCGCTACCGGGACCGACTGTTCGACCTTTGCCATCGCCTTTTCCGGGACGCCCTTGCGGGTTACTCGGGCGCGGATGTTGTCCCAGGTCAGGCCCAGGAGGGAGGCGATCAGCTGGATGATGCCCTTGAGGTCGAACTTGGCCGGGATCGCCAGGCCCGTGCTGACCGCTGTGCCCAGCAGCCAGGAGACCAGGCCCTTTTGCAGGTGGTCGGGGATGTTGGCGATGAAGAGGTTCAGGCCGGCGCCCAGGGCTGAGACCAGGTTCTTGAGGAAGCCGATCGGGTCCTTGATGATCTTGGCTATGGCGCTCGCCGCCTTGGCCAGGACTCCCATGAGCATGTTCTTCAGCTCAAGGATCGTCTGGATCACGCCTGCCACCGCGTCCATGACCGCCGCGATGATCCCCTTGTTCTCCTCCTCCAGTTTCTTGATTTCCTCGTCTACCGAGTTCAGTGCCTCCGTGTATTTCTGGGCCAGGTCCTGGACCAGTTGGGTCGACTTGTCGTTGACCTCCGACTCCAGGTCGTCGAACTTTCCCGCGAAGTCCGCCGCCGCTTCCTCGCCGAACCGCTTCAGATCCGCGGGGAGTTTCTCGACCTCGGCCTTCAGTTCGTTCCGGCCGGTCGCGATGCGTGCCTTGGCCCGGCCCAGTTCCTGGCCGATCATGTCGGCGATGGTCGAGATCACCGTCTGCAACTGCTCTACGTACAGCTCACGGGACTGCTTGAAGATGCTCAGGCCCTCCTGCGGAAGGCCCTTGAACTTGTCCTTGATCCAGCGGCCCTTGCCCATGAGGCCCGAATAGCGTTTGTCCTTGTACTCCTTCATCCGGCGCTTGTGATCCGCCGTGAAGTTCTCGCGGGCGCGCTTCTCTCCCGCCGTGAACTGCCGGTCCACCTTGCCGTCCAGGTCGTTCAGGATCTTCTCGACGTCCTTCTGCGTCGTGTCGAAGACCTTCTGGAGCTTGGCCGTGACCTGGGCGCGTTTCTGTTCGTCCGCCGACTTTGTCGCTCCCTTTCCGGAGTCGACGCCCTTGCCCGCCGCGTTACGGTCGGCCGTCATGGCCGCTATGGCCTGGGCGCCGGTCGCGGCGGCGCCCGCCTTGGCCGTGGCCAGGTGTCCGGCTTCGGCGGCGCGGCCCGTGGCCGGGGCCTGGGCGGTGTGCTGTTCGCCCTGTTTCTTCTCCGAGAGGGCCTGGTCGAAGGCGGGTTCGTTGCCCCGGGCCAGCTGGTCCTCGGTGACCTCGGCGTCGGCCATCTCCTGGTCGACCCGCTGGTTGCCCTCGCGGAAGTCCAGCACCGCGTCCGGCTGCCGCGCCGGGACCGCGTCCGCCGCGCTCGGGGCGCCCGGGTTGGCCGGGGGCTGGTCCGGGGTGAGCGGGGTGACCTGCTTCTCCGTGGCCCCCGAGGTGTCCGGCGCGGCGGTGGTGGCGGTCTCGATGGCGTCGGCGGAGGACTCCTTGCCGTCCTGCACCTTGCCGTCGACCGCGTTCTTGATGTTGTCGGCCTTGCCGGAGTCGGCGAACTTGTCCGCGTCATCAAGGTTCTTCGGCGCCTGCGCCTCGATCGCCTCGTTGACCGCCCCGACGAACGCCGCCTTGTTGAACTCGCCCGGCTTCGCGTCGTTCATCTTCTCGGCGTTCGCCGTCTTGCCCTGCGCCTCTCGGTCGTCCGGGGGCGCAACTGCCGCGGACTGGGCCGCCCTCGACTCCGTTGCCGCCGGCTTGTGCTGCTTCAGCGTCTGCTTCTTCGTCGCTACGTCCTGCTGGACCCGCCGGAAACCCGGCGCCTGCGCCGGCGGCGGCTTCACCACCTCCGCGTACCGCTGTGCCACCAGCCTCGACACCGCCGCGTTCCCGGCTCGCGTCTGGAGTCGCTGTACGGTCCTTATGCTCAGGCCCCGGCCCCGTGATGTGGTGGGAGACGCCTTTTGCGGTACGGAATCCGGCGGTACGGAATCCGGCGTCGCGGAGCGGGCGGCGGTGACCGGCGCGCGGTCCGTCGCCACGGAACTCTTCTCCGGAGGCGCCTTCACCCGCGCACCCGGTCACCGGTCCCCGACATGTCAGTCAGCCTGTGGCGGCGGCTCGCCCGCAGGGCAGTGTGCGGGGCGCTGGTCCGGGGCAGTTTTCGTTGCCCTATCGCGCAACCCGCCGCGCATGCCTCTTCGGGCACCCGGCTCGGTACGGCACGGCGGCCGTACGCACGTTCCCGGTGATCTCACCCGCCGCGAGAATCACCCGTGTTCCCCGGTCAAGGAGATATCCGTATGCCGTCCTATCTGTCCCCAGGGGTTTACGTTGAGGAAATCCAGTCCGGCTCCCGGCCGATCGAAGGCGTCGGTACATCCGTCGCCGCCTTTGTCGGATTCACCCAGCGCGGGCCGTTCAACGAGCCCACCCTGATCTCGAACTGGGGGCAGTTCGTCAGCCAGTTCGGCGATTTCGTCGAAGGAACGTATCTCGCTTCGTCCGTCTACGGGTTCTTCGCCAACGGCGGTGGCACCTGCTACGTCATCCGTATCGGCGCGGACGCGGACGCGGTCACAGCCGCGGACGCATCCCCGGTTGCGGAAAATGACGCCGCCACCGGCGCCCGCGGTGCACTCGTTCCCGGGCCCGCCGCCGCGCTCGGGCCGTACCTCGTCCGTACCCTCCCCGGTGTGACGGGTGACATCACCGTCGAGGTGACCGACCCCGAAGCCGAGGACCCGCCGCAGGACGTGTTCACCCTGCTGGTCTCCGAGGGCGGCGAGGTCGTGGAGACGTACGACGCGGTCTCCACCAAGCGCAGCAAGGACAACGTCGTCGCTCAAGTCACGCGCCGTTCCCGGCTGATCGCGATCGAGGAGACCGGGCGCGGCGCCGCGCCCGCCCGGCCGCCGGCGCAGACCCTGACGCTCGAACCCGCCGCCGTCGGCGCGGTTCCCGAGGCCGGGGTCGCCGGGCCGCTCTCCGCCGAGGCGTACGTGGGCGATCCCGACCGGCGCACCGGGCTCGGGGCGCTGGAGGCCATCGACGAGGTCACCATGGTCGCCGTACCGGATCTGATGAGCGCCTACGAACACGGCGCGCTGGACCTGGAGTCAGTGCTGTCGGTGCAGCAGAGCCTCATCAGCCACTGCGAGCTGATGGGCGACCGGATCGCGATCCTGGATCCGCCGCCCGCGCTGAGTCCGCAGCAGATCAGGGGCTGGCGCACGGACACGGCCGGCTTCGACTCCAAGTTCGCGACGCTCTACTACCCGTGGCTCAAGGTCTTCGACCCGGCGGCCGGCCGCAACACCTTCGTACCGCCGAGCGGTCATGTCGCCGGGGTGTGGGCGCGCAATGACGCGACGCGCGGGGTGCACAAGGCGCCGGCGAACGAGGTCGTACGGGGCGCGGTGGCCCTCCAGACCCAGCTGACCAAGAGCGAGCACGACCTCCTCAACCCCATCGGCCTGAACTGCATCCGCGCCTTTCCCGGCCGCGGAATCCGCATTTGGGGTGCCCGGACCCTGGCGGCCGATCCGTCATGGCGGTACCTGAATGTGCGACGGCTCTTCAACTACCTGGAGGAGTCCATTCTGAACGGGACCCAATGGGTGGTCTTCGAGCCGAACGACGACGCGTTGTGGGCCCGCATCCGGCGCACGGTCTCGGCCTTCCTCGTCAACGAGTGGCGCAGGGGCGCGCTGTTCGGACTGACACCGGACGAGGCGTTCTACGTCAAATGCGACCGCGAGACGAATCCACCCGAGACGATCGACGCCGGTCAGGTCGTCTGCGAGATCGGGGTGGCCCCGGTGAAACCGGCCGAGTTCGTGGTGTTCCGGCTGTCGCAGCTGACCGGCGGAATGGGCGCGGTCGACGAGTAGGGAGAGAGGAAAAGGAAGAGGGAGAGGAAAGGGAAAGAGAAAGGGAAACCTTTAACCGTTACGCGCGTATTGGAGGCTCGTCGTGCCACTTCCCGATCTCGACAGTTCCGTCGGACACTCCTTCGGCCTGGAATTCGACAGCGTCGTCATCAAGCAGATCACCGAGGTGAGTGGTCTGAAGATGGAGCAGGACGTCATCGAGCTGAAGCAGAACACCACCGACGGGAAGTACGCCGTCAAGAAGCTGCCGGGGCGCCCGAAGGCCGGCGAGGTCACGGTCAGCCGGGGGCTGACCGAGGACAACAGCTTCGAGCGGTGGATCAAGGACTCCCGCTTCGGCCGGATGGCCGACGCCCGGCGCAACGGCGCGATCATCGTGTACGACTACGAGGGCGTCGCCATCAAGCGCTACAAGCTGATCAACGCCTGGCCGAAGTCCCTGGAGATCGGCACGCTCAAGGCGGGCGACACCTCTGTGCTCACAGAAAAGCTGTCGATCACCTACGAGAGCATGGAAGTCGACTGATGCGGCGCGTGCTGTCCGCCACGCCCGGCGCGCCCGCCACTCCCGGCACTCCCGCACCGGAGTCCTCCGCGCCCTCGGCCTCGCACTCCGCCCCCGACCGCCTGCGGACCGAGTTCGCCTTCGAGCTGCCGCGCGGCTACGTGGACGATTCCGGCACCGTGCACCGTACGGGCGTGATGCGGCTCGCCACCGCCCGCGACGAGCTGGTCCCGCTGCGGGACGACCGGGTACGAGAGAACTCGGCGTATCTCTCGGTGGTCCTCATCGCGCGCGTGGTCACCAGGCTCGGCACCGTCGATGACGTCCACCCGGGTGTCATCGAGGATCTGTTCGCCTCCGACCTGGCGTTCCTTCAGGATTTCTACCGCCGCATCAACTCCGAGGGGCACACCAGGGCCGCCGTCACCTGCCCGTCCTGCCAGGAGAACTTCGCCGTGGATCTGGCGGGCGGCAGCGGGGGCGGCCGGGGCAGCGCGGCCGGCGGGGGTGGTCGCCCGGGGGAATCGTGACGTACGCGGCCGACCTGCTCCACGAGGAGGTCGCGTACCTCGCCTACCACTTCCACTGGTCGCTCGACCAACTGCTCGATCTGGAACACGCCGACCGGCGGCGCTACATCGCGGAGATCGCCCGGCTCACCGGCGCGAAGCATGGAAACCGACCGAGGTAACGAGGGGGGGGCTGAGGGCTCATGGGACTGCTGTCCTGGCTGCGGGGTGAACGGACGGGTACGGCCGCACCGGCCGCCGAACCCGTTGCCCCTCGTCGTACGCCGCACGACGGCTGGCGTGAACTCCCGCCCGTCCAGCGCGTCTTGGGCACACCGGACCTGGTCACCGACCCGAGCGGTTTCGAGTCCTCGCTGAGCAGCCGGCAGGACGCCACCCTGTCCTCTCCCCTCGGCCACCTGGTCAGCCCGGAGGCACCCGCCGGACTGGTGCACGGGCTCACCGCGCCGAGCGGTACGGAGGGACGCGAGCCACCGGAACGGGCCGTCGGGACCGGGGTCATCGCCTCCTGGCCCAGTGCCGTGCCGTTGCAGCGCAGTACGGTCGCCCAGGCGACGGCGGCGGCGGTATCGGGTACGGAAGCAGCGTCGGGGGCGAGCCCAGGGCCGATCCCGGGGCCGATCCCGGTCGCGGAGTCCATGGTCTCCGCCGAGGCCGCGCCGCTCGAACTGCCGGTACGTCAGTTGCTGAGCGAGCGCCCCGTCGAGCCGGTCCTGCCCCCGGCCCCGCCCGCACCGCCCACCCCGGCCGACGCGTCGGCCGGGGCCGTCCCCGACGAACCGGTACCGAATCTCCCCGTACGGAACGACCCGGCCCCCGTTCAGCGCTCCGCCGCCCCGCGCCCCTCGGGGCTCGGGGCCCCGCTCGCCGAGCTGCCGCCCACGGCCCAGCGCCGGATCGCCGCCCGGCTGCCGGGGCCGGGGCCGATCACCGAGGTGGAATCCGCGACCGGCCCCACCGACGATGACGGCGTTGACGCGACCGGTACGGAGGCCCCGCCCGCGCCCCTGCTCGGCGACGTACCGCCCCTCGTCATGCCGC encodes the following:
- a CDS encoding phage tail protein, with translation MATDRAPVTAARSATPDSVPPDSVPQKASPTTSRGRGLSIRTVQRLQTRAGNAAVSRLVAQRYAEVVKPPPAQAPGFRRVQQDVATKKQTLKQHKPAATESRAAQSAAVAPPDDREAQGKTANAEKMNDAKPGEFNKAAFVGAVNEAIEAQAPKNLDDADKFADSGKADNIKNAVDGKVQDGKESSADAIETATTAAPDTSGATEKQVTPLTPDQPPANPGAPSAADAVPARQPDAVLDFREGNQRVDQEMADAEVTEDQLARGNEPAFDQALSEKKQGEQHTAQAPATGRAAEAGHLATAKAGAAATGAQAIAAMTADRNAAGKGVDSGKGATKSADEQKRAQVTAKLQKVFDTTQKDVEKILNDLDGKVDRQFTAGEKRARENFTADHKRRMKEYKDKRYSGLMGKGRWIKDKFKGLPQEGLSIFKQSRELYVEQLQTVISTIADMIGQELGRAKARIATGRNELKAEVEKLPADLKRFGEEAAADFAGKFDDLESEVNDKSTQLVQDLAQKYTEALNSVDEEIKKLEEENKGIIAAVMDAVAGVIQTILELKNMLMGVLAKAASAIAKIIKDPIGFLKNLVSALGAGLNLFIANIPDHLQKGLVSWLLGTAVSTGLAIPAKFDLKGIIQLIASLLGLTWDNIRARVTRKGVPEKAMAKVEQSVPVAGALAREGPAGAVNEIKEETGDLKKTILDDLKSYLIPTVLIAGITWILSLLTPASAFVRAVKGIIDLVTFIVTQGAQIFDFVNACLDAVIAIANGASAGVPKTIETALATSIPLLLGLLASLLGIGSLSNRVRQAFQKVSRPVNRAIDKLVEKIVKAGKKIFSKTSKRKNRYIENGETGNTKKSYNVKRKARELLAGPTAKPLDNKAELEAIISRVYRQLRSYGLKSLSLKPISSPDGVNRWEILARASAAEKVEEAEVVQFDPAISRFLPPYGEILSQRIADRWWTDQLGPTQAWEEKEVLSGFAEEAIDELGKPRTSENLKGYFDSSKNGGVNRKNKDADSPKFKSYALHELNPTPAHSTRQAFYEKIGKGAEGKLKDGAKPSVKKGDLKSKLDELNFQTDHQFGRFSSLPVPRRELDPRLKHAAGGRVIEFLKDMARDKKSQGLTLDELKGLWSEKGVGENPHRKWLKAEFRGEAEGKHEWIPTNQMLKIVQTAIDQGSTNNSVAWIELQDKLRSFTTDVIWELRVTDNMSEVMSHDMDAHVGAFMAYDGNPIYNGRDQKWHKPLRDYFDEFIRNNEFGTPLGYLAHLREMLTAGKLMWKGGNAGDFTAEQRDLPIRAIYKSIHVKGEVTEESQRETPLTVDDLIAAQQDAYYRVLDDFLLAEAHIKSLL
- a CDS encoding DUF6760 family protein; the protein is MTYAADLLHEEVAYLAYHFHWSLDQLLDLEHADRRRYIAEIARLTGAKHGNRPR
- a CDS encoding phage tail protein, giving the protein MPLPDLDSSVGHSFGLEFDSVVIKQITEVSGLKMEQDVIELKQNTTDGKYAVKKLPGRPKAGEVTVSRGLTEDNSFERWIKDSRFGRMADARRNGAIIVYDYEGVAIKRYKLINAWPKSLEIGTLKAGDTSVLTEKLSITYESMEVD
- a CDS encoding phage tail sheath family protein produces the protein MPSYLSPGVYVEEIQSGSRPIEGVGTSVAAFVGFTQRGPFNEPTLISNWGQFVSQFGDFVEGTYLASSVYGFFANGGGTCYVIRIGADADAVTAADASPVAENDAATGARGALVPGPAAALGPYLVRTLPGVTGDITVEVTDPEAEDPPQDVFTLLVSEGGEVVETYDAVSTKRSKDNVVAQVTRRSRLIAIEETGRGAAPARPPAQTLTLEPAAVGAVPEAGVAGPLSAEAYVGDPDRRTGLGALEAIDEVTMVAVPDLMSAYEHGALDLESVLSVQQSLISHCELMGDRIAILDPPPALSPQQIRGWRTDTAGFDSKFATLYYPWLKVFDPAAGRNTFVPPSGHVAGVWARNDATRGVHKAPANEVVRGAVALQTQLTKSEHDLLNPIGLNCIRAFPGRGIRIWGARTLAADPSWRYLNVRRLFNYLEESILNGTQWVVFEPNDDALWARIRRTVSAFLVNEWRRGALFGLTPDEAFYVKCDRETNPPETIDAGQVVCEIGVAPVKPAEFVVFRLSQLTGGMGAVDE